The Penicillium oxalicum strain HP7-1 chromosome IV, whole genome shotgun sequence genome contains a region encoding:
- a CDS encoding putative dipeptidase, translating into MDEKKCDQSAHWELPQNTQDGVTTRSARTVQKSTSARAWFFLLGALLTGCWIIWSPHHCRRSGKLTIDDRVKRILTETPLIDGHNDLPIYVRSIFHNHINTPNFTDGFLEGTLPGHVDVPRLQKGRVGGSFWSVFVPCPANWEDLTDENYASSIRMTVEQVDLISRIQKAFPKVLSPPPNGTTAMEAFRQGKLISPYGIEGLHSIGNSLAHLRMFYDLGVSYATLTHNCHNKYADAALVEQRDHGVKVATPLWHGVSPAGQRLISEMNRLGMIVDLAHVSADTMRDVLGAGKTDWAGSRAPIIFSHSSAHALCPHPRNVPDDVLELVRQRNSVVMVNFSPDFISCHASNRKDGMPEPDPSHATLERVADHIMHIGKVAGFDHVGLGSDFDGIETVPKGLEDVSKFPDLIAELLRRGLTDEQAAKVAGGNLLRVWKEVDQVALQMQAEGVLPEED; encoded by the exons ATGGACGAGAAGAAGTGCGATCAGAGCGCACATTGGGAACTGCCGCAAAACACACAAGATGGAGTAACGACCCGCTCCGCTAGAACGGTCCAGAAATCCACCTCGGCGCGAGCCTGGTTCTTCCTTCTCGGCGCTCTGCTTACCGGATGTTGGATCATCTGGTCTCCTCATCATTGTCGTCGCTCAGGCAAACTCACAATCGATGACCGAGTGAAGCGCATTTTGACCGAAACTCCTCTTATAG ATGGTCACAACGACCTTCCCATTTATGTCCGATCAATTTTTCACAATCATATCAACACGCCGAACTTCACAGACGGCTTCCTAGAAGGCACTCTTCCTGGTCATGTCGATGTACCGCGTTTGCAAAAAGGCCGAGTAGGCGGCAGTTTCTGGAGTGTCTTTGTCCCATGTCCCGCGAACTGGGAGGACCTTACGGATGAGAACTACGCGTCCA GCATTCGAATGACCGTGGAGCAAGTCGATCTGATATCGCGTATTCAGAAAGCGTTCCCCAAAGTCTTGTCCCCACCACCAAATGGCACAACTGCCATGGAGGCGTTCCGACAGGGCAAGCTTATCTCACCCTACGGAATTGAGGGCCTGCACTCGATTGGTAATTCACTGGCGCATCTGCGAATGTTCTACGACCTAGGGGTTTCGTATGCCACCTTAACGCACAATTGTCACAACAAGTACGCCGACGCGGCGCTCGTGGAACAGCGGGACCACGGTGTCAAGGTGGCCACTCCCCTTTGGCATGGTGTGAGCCCCGCTGGCCAAAGACTGATCTCCGAAATGAACCGTCTCGGCATGATCGTTGACCTCGCTCACGTGAGTGCGGACACGATGCGTGATGTGCTCGGCGCCGGTAAGACCGACTGGGCGGGCAGTCGAGCTCCCATCATTTTCAGTCACAGCTCCGCCCACGCTCTTTGCCCACACCCGCGCAATGTTCCCGATGACGTCCTGGAACTCGTTCGTCAGCGAAACTCCGTCGTTATGGTGAATTTCTCCCCCGATTTCATCTCCTGTCATGCTTCAAATCGCAAGGATGGAATGCCAGAGCCCGACCCGTCGCACGCCACGCTGGAGCGGGTGGCAGATCATATCATGCATATTGGCAAAGTTGCCGGCTTTGATCATGTTGGCTTAGGTAGTGACTTTGATGGGATTGAAACGGTGCCCAAAGGTCTGGAAGACGTTTCCAAATTTCCGGACTTGATCGCAGAGTTGCTGCGGCGGGGGCTCACCGACGAGCAAGCTGCCAAGGTGGCTGGAGGCAATCTGCTTCGCGTCTGGAAAGAAGTGGACCAGGTTGCGCTGCAGATGCAGGCTGAGGGAGTGTTGCCAGAAGAGGATTAG
- a CDS encoding S-adenosyl-L-methionine-dependent tRNA 4-demethylwyosine synthase yields the protein MAEMLSSSKGLLAIWHSWRLTILVVLALFLVSVRMYRRVYLSRSKTTASASIPSSPRNKSLEISSTSKVSAGTPPPQPTLNNVDAARTDTTKASSGPKRVQGKRPAKTVTGRRAIIQETHPFFIQPVIFFASLTTTTERYANLLLEELRVSAQAHASLIDREGGLLPPQIHDISYIDFEDYFAAAPKPPSTSPGTRYLYCILIPTYNIDTVLNTLLGHLDEIHNDFRIDTAPLSQLAGYSVFGFGDKEEWPTEEEGFCSQAKEVDRWMAKLTGRKRAYPLGMGDVKSDAERSLKEWSQGLQETIMEMLETGGLGEGVPGSGDAVESDEEDVEYLEDMNDESYVVKSKKKSGSTMVDLEDIRINGQSAAPIPVDFTTAGPAVITEPQAKEMVPKTSPTYTALTKQGYTIVGSHSGVKICRWTKSALRGRGSCYKYSFYGIRSHLCMEATPSLSCSNKCIFCWRHGTNPVGTTWRWKVDSPELIFAGVKEGHYKKIKMLKGVPGVRAERFAEAMQIRHCALSLVGEPIFYPHINRFLDMLHQERISSFLVCNAQHPDQLQALNRVTQLYVSIDASNRESLRKIDRPLHRDFWERFQRCLDILREKRHIQRTVFRLTLVKGFNVEDEVIGYANLVEKALPGLIEIKGVTFCGTSTSAGAGLTMKNVPFYEEVSAFVVALNEELQRRGLEYGIAAEHAHSCCVLLASERFRVNGKWHTRIDYDRFFELLEKEKADGTSFAPEDYMRETEEWALWGRGGFNPDDERVFRKGRDADSRARKAREILGAEMVQGSL from the exons ATGGCGGAAATGCTGTCCAGTTCGAAGG GTCTCCTGGCCATATGGCATAGCTGGCGCCTAACGATCCTTGTGGTGCTCGCTCTATTCCTCGTGAGCGTGCGGATGTATCGTCGTGTGTACCTGTCACGATCAAAGACAACTGCCTCGGCCTCGATCCCATCTTCGCCCCGCAACAAATCTCTGGAGATCTCGTCAACGTCCAAGGTGTCGGCTGGAACCCCACCCCCACAACCAACTCTCAACAATGTCGATGCGGCCCGGACCGACACAACGAAAGCCAGCTCGGGTCCAAAGCGCGTGCAGGGCAAAAGACCGGCCAAGACCGTAACCGGCCGCCGTGCGATCATCCAGGAGACCCATCCGTTCTTCATCCAGCCCGTTATTTTCTTCGCTTCTTTGACGACAACGACGGAACGCTACGCCAATCTCCTACTGGAGGAATTGCGCGTGTCGGCGCAGGCACACGCCAGCCTCATTGACCGTGAGGGGGGTCTGCTGCCTCCACAGATCCACGACATCTCTTACATTGACTTTGAGGACTACTTTGCTGCCGCTCCAAAACCCCCTTCGACATCTCCCGGAACTCGGTATCTCTATTGCATCTTGATTCCGACCTACAACATTGACACCGTCCTCAATACTCTTCTCGGTCATCTGGATGAAATTCACAATGACTTCCGAATCGATACTGCGCCTTTGTCCCAATTGGCGGGATACTCAGTCTTTGGGTTTGGTGACAAGGAGGAATGGccgaccgaggaggaaggCTTCTGCTCACAGGCAAAGGAAGTCGACCGCTGGATGGCAAAGTTGACCGGTCGCAAGCGAGCGTATCCGTTGGGAATGGGCGATGTCAAGAGTGATGCCGAAAGATCGTTGAAGGAATGGTCGCAGGGGCTACAGGAGACGATCATGGAGATGCTGGAGACGGGGGGGCTCGGAGAAGGTGTGCCTGGCAGTGGTGACGCCGTTGAAagcgacgaagaggatgtggAATATCTCGAAGACATGAACGACGAATCCTACGTGGTAAaatccaagaagaaaagcgGATCGACCATGGTGGATCTGGAGGACATCAGAATCAATGGACAATCGGCGGCTCCAATCCCCGTCGACTTTACTACAGCCGGTCCAGCCGTGATCACGGAACCACAGGCCAAGGAAATGGTCCCCAAGACATCTCCGACTTACACTGCCCTGACTAAACAAGGCTACACAATCGTTGGCTCGCACTCGGGCGTCAAGATTTGCCGATGGACCAAGTCTGCGCTGCGGGGGCGAGGCTCTTGTTACAAATACTCGTTCTACGGTATCAGATCACATCTTTGTATGGAAGCCACGCCATCGCTCTCGTGTAGCAACAAGTGCATCTTTTGCTGGCGGCATGGCACCAATCCGGTGGGCACCACGTGGCGATGGAAGGTGGACTCGCCCGAGCTGATCTTCGCAGGGGTCAAAGAAGGTCATtacaagaagatcaagatgttGAAAGGAGTCCCCGGTGTCCGTGCCGAACGATTTGCCGAAGCGATGCAGATTCGTCATTGTGCCCTGAGTCTGGTCGGCGAGCCGATCTTCTATCCCCACATCAATCGTTTCTTGGACATGTTGCATCAGGAGCGAATTTCCAGTTTCCTCGTCTGCAATGCGCAGCACCCAGATCAATTACAGGCCTTGAACCGAGTGACTCAACTGTATGTTTCCATCGATGCAAGCAACCGGGAGAGTCTCCGCAAAATCGATCGACCCTTGCACCGTGATTTTTGGGAGCGATTCCAACGCTGCCTCGACATCCTCCGTGAGAAACGTCACATCCAGCGGACCGTCTTCCGGCTGACCCTCGTCAAGGGGTTCAATGTGGAGGATGAGGTCATCGGATACGCCAATCTTGTCGAGAAGGCTTTGCCCGGTTTGATCGAGATCAAGGGTGTTACATTCTGTGGAACGAGCACCAGCGCCGGCGCCGGGTTGACGATGAAAAACGTCCCTTTTTACGAAGAGGTCTCGGCCTTTGTCGTTGCGTTGAACGAGGAGCTTCAACGGCGTGGTTTGGAATACGGGATTGCCGCCGAACATGCTCATAGTTGCTGCGTGTTGCTGGCCTCGGAGCGATTCCGCGTGAACGGCAAATGGCACACCCGCATTGACTATGATCGATTCTTTGAAttgctggagaaggagaaggcgGACGGCACTTCCTTTGCCCCGGAGGATTACATGCGTGAAACCGAGGAGTGGGCTCTTTGGGGCCGTGGCGGCTTTAACCCAGATGATGAACGCGTTTTCCGAAAGGGCCGTGATGCCGATTCGCGAGCCCGAAAAGCTCGCGAGATTCTAGGAGCGGAGATGGTGCAAGGATCTCTTTGA
- a CDS encoding Serine/threonine-protein phosphatase ppe1, with product MTDSKVPQPGPAKLKRNAGPDEWLEAAKDCKYLSEAHMKQLCEMVKEFMMEETDQSCVPSSKESNIQPVSTPVTICGDIHGQFYDLLELFRVSGGMPDGSALDAPKSSSSVITSADIEPPTTITDPKLRKKLRGPSAKVKADGDEETGEDTEGNAASHSRSNSQTSADLQLKSNFVFLGDYVDRGYFSLETLTLLLCLKAKYPDRVTLVRGNHESRQITQVYGFYEECFQKYGSASVWKACCQVFDFMTLGAIIDGKVLCVHGGLSPEIRTLDQVRVVARAQEIPHEGAFCDLVWSDPDDVETWAVSPRGAGWLFGDRVADEFCHVNDLTLIARAHQLVNEGYKYHFNNQNVVTVWSAPNYCYRCGNLASVCEIGEDLKPSFKLFSAVSDDQRHMPASRPGRSEYFL from the exons ATGACCGACAGTAAGGTCCCTCAACCGGGACCCGCCAAGTTGAAGCGCAATGCTGGCCCTGACGAGTGGCTGGAGGCCGCCAAGGACTGCAAGTATCTCTCCGAGGCTCATATGAAGCAACTGTGTGAAATGGTCAAGGAGTTTATGATGGAAG AAACTGATCAGTCTTGCGTTCCCTCGTCAAAAGAGTCCAACATTCAACCTGTATCCACCCCCGTCACGATCTGCGGTGATATCCACGGCCAATTTTACGACCTGCTCGAACTCTTCCGCGTGTCGGGCGGCATGCCTGATGGCTCTGCGCTGGACGCTCccaaatcctcctcctccgttATCACATCGGCCGATATCGAGCCACCCACCACTATCACCGATCCAAAGCTCCGGAAGAAGTTGCGTGGGCCTAgtgccaaggtcaaggcaGACGGGGATGAGGAGACCGGAGAAGACACTGAAGGAAATGCCGCTTCGCACAGCCGCTCCAACAGCCAAACATCGGCCGATTTGCAGCTCAAGAGCAACTTTGTGTTCTTGGGTGATTATGTTGATCGCGGATATTTCAGTCTGGAGACTCTAACGCTATTACTCTGTCTGAAGGCCAA GTACCCCGACCGAGTGACGTTAGTCCGCGGTAACCACGAGTCACGCCAGATCACACAAGTCTACGGTTTCTACGAGGAATGTTTTCAAAAGTACGGCAGCGCCTCGGTGTGGAAGGCTTGTTGCCAGGTCTTCGATTTCATGACGCTGGGCGCCATCATCGACGGCAAGGTGCTCTGTGTTCACGGTGGACTCAGTCCCGAAATCCGAACGCTGGACCAAGTGCGGGTTGTTGCCCGTGCGCAGGAGATTCCTCACGAGGGTGCCTTTTGTGATTTGGTCTGGTCCGATCCCGACGACGTGGAGACGTGGGCAGTGAGCCCCCGTGGTGCAG GTTGGCTCTTTGGCGATCGCGTGGCGGACGAATTCTGCCACGTCAACGATCTCACCCTGATTGCACGCGCCCATCAACTGGTGAACGAGGGTTACAAATACCACTTCAATAATCAGAATGTGGTGACTGTGTGGAGTGCCCCCAATTATTGTTATCGCTGCGGCAACTTGGCCTCGGTGTGCGAGATTGGGGAGGACTTGAAACCCTCCTTCAAACTGTTCAGTGCTGTGAGCGATGATCAACGACACATGCCCGCCTCGCGGCCGGGCCGCAGCGAATATTTCTTGTAA
- a CDS encoding Carboxy-cis,cis-muconate cyclase: MIRPVRNWTIGVIPPSTSISTWTNVSVPSRRPRFFTTSANFAMKHHLMVGTWTAPGRIYTVQFDDEALTLELVKKTDIPEAEPISWMTFSHDKKTIYGAAMKKWNSFAVKSPTEIVHQVSHPVAGHPLAASADTNTRAIFVLAAHQPPYNVYGNPFYKYAGYGNVFSVTSDGALDSNVQNYEYDPNTGIHGMVFDPTETYLYSADLQANQIWTHIKDAETGQLTLLDCLEAPDPGDHPRWVEMHPSGKYLYALMEAGNRLAVYVIDERTHKPVFTHITYPLLPPGLPPRNKYRGDVTFTTQSGEYLFATTRSNHFDVTGYITAFKLGPSGEILRQLFINPTSTSGGHSNAVSPCDFSDEWLALCDDQLGFVEMYRWRDEKLARVARVDIPEQGFGMNAIWYD; encoded by the exons ATGATCCGCCCAGTGCGCAATTGGACAATAGGAGTTATCCCTCCTTCGACCTCGATATCGACCTGGACTAACGTCTCTGTCCCTTCTCGTCGCCCGCGGTTCTTCACGACCTCGGCCAACTTCGCCATGAAGCACCATTTGATGGTCGGCACGTGGACCGCCCCCGGTCGCATCTACACCGTGCAATTCGACGATGAGGCGCTCACGCTGGAATTGGTCAAGAAGACCGACATTCCCGAAGCTGAGCCCATCTCCTGGATGACCTTTTCTCATGATAAGAAGACTATCTATGGCGCAGCAATGAAGAAATGGAATAGCTTCGCGGTCAAGAGCCCAACGGAGATTGTACACCAAGTGTCGCATCCCGTCGCAGGACACC CTCTTGCTGCCAGCGCCGATACCAACACCCGAGCCATCTTTGTGCTCGCCGCACATCAACCCCCTTACAATGTGTACGGCAACCCCTTCTACAAATACGCAGGATACGGCAATGTCTTCTCGGTGACCTCGGACGGTGCTCTCGATTCCAACGTGCAGAACTACGAATATGACCCCAACACGGGCATCCACGGCATGGTCTTCGATCCGACCGAGACATACTTGTACTCGGCCGACTTGCAAGCCAATCAGATCTGGACGCATATCAAGGACGCCGAGACGGGCCAACTCACACTCCTCGACTGTCTCGAGGCGCCGGACCCGGGAGATCATCCGCGCTGGGTCGAAATGCACCCCAGTGGAAAATATCTCTACGCGCTCATGGAAGCAGGCAACCGTCTGGCCGTGTACGTGATCGACGAGCGCACCCATAAGCCCGTTTTCACGCACATCACCTATCCCCTTCTCCCGCCGGGGTTGCCCCCGCGCAACAAGTACCGCGGCGACGTGACCTTTACCACCCAGAGCGGCGAGTATCTCTTCGCGACGACTCGGTCCAACCACTTCGACGTGACTGGGTACATCACGGCGTTCAAGCTGGGACCCTCGGGCGAAATTCTGCGCCAACTCTTTATCAATCCGACTTCTACCAGTGGGGGCCACTCTAATGCGGTCAGCCCGTGCGATTTCAGTGACGAGTGGTTGGCCCTGTGTGATGATCAATTAGGCTTTGTGGAAATGTACCGCTGGCGAGACGAGAAGCTGGCTCGTGTGGCCCGTGTGGACATTCCCGAGCAAGGATTCGGCATGAATGCTATCTGGTATGACTAA
- a CDS encoding Catechol 1,2-dioxygenase: protein MSSSTTNSRFDPTFTDQVVNAMGPKTPERARVILGSLIRHIHDFAREVELTPAEWMTGVEFINSIGAISTPIRNEGHRICDVIGLESLVDEIANKIVTEQGLSPTSNVILGPFWSPNAPFRALGDSIIQDPLPNGRVTYMHGRLTDMETGKPIAGAVLDIWQASANAKYDFQDPEQSENNLRGKFRSNANGEFYWYCYHPTAYSLPTDGPAGVLLNLMDRSPMRPAHIHLMITHPEYATVINQIYPSTDPHLEIDSVFAVKDDLVVDFKPKTDDPKAELDLEYNVRMAQKKHHPHPNSEPPKSSFERSMGANKL from the coding sequence ATGTCTTCCTCTACCACCAACAGCCGCTTCGACCCTACTTTCACCGACCAAGTGGTCAATGCCATGGGTCCCAAGACCCCCGAGCGGGCGCGCGTCATCCTCGGATCGTTGATTCGCCACATCCACGACTTTGCCCGTGAAGTTGAATTGACCCCTGCCGAATGGATGACGGGTGTGGAATTCATCAACTCCATTGGAGCCATCAGCACCCCCATTCGGAACGAGGGTCATCGAATCTGCGATGTGATCGGTCTGGAATCGCTCGTGGATGAGATCGCCAACAAGATCGTCACCGAACAGGGCCTGTCTCCAACCTCCAACGTCATCTTGGGACCCTTCTGGTCCCCCAATGCGCCCTTCCGCGCTTTGGGTGACAGCATCATCCAGGACCCACTCCCCAACGGCCGAGTCACCTATATGCACGGTCGTCTGACCGATATGGAGACCGGCAAGCCCATCGCGGGCGCCGTCCTCGACATCTGGCAAGCCTCCGCCAATGCCAAGTACGACTTCCAGGACCCCGAGCAGAGTGAGAACAACCTCCGGGGCAAGTTCCGCTCCAACGCCAACGGCGAGTTCTACTGGTACTGCTACCACCCCACGGCCTACTCTCTGCCCACCGATGGTCCCGCCGGTGTGCTCTTGAACTTGATGGACCGTTCGCCCATGCGTCCTGCCCATATTCATCTGATGATCACTCACCCGGAATATGCCACCGTCATCAATCAGATCTACCCCAGCACCGATCCCCACTTGGAGATTGACTCTGTCTTTGCCGTCAAAGACGATCTTGTGGTGGACTTTAAGCCCAAGACCGACGATCCCAAGGCGGAATTGGACCTGGAGTACAATGTTCGCATGGCGCAGAAGAAGCACCACCCCCACCCCAACTCGGAGCCTCCCAAGTCCTCCTTTGAGCGTTCCATGGGCGCTAACAAGCTGTAA
- a CDS encoding Exoglucanase 1 has product MKGSISYQIYKGALLLSSLLASVSAQGAGTLTAESHPALTWQKCSAGGSCTPVSGSVVIDANWRWVHDKNGKNCYTGNTWDATLCPDDKTCAANCAVDGASYASTYGVTTSGNSLRINFVTQASQKNIGSRLYLLENDTTYQKFNLLNQEFTFDVDVSNLPCGLNGALYFVDMDADGGMAKYPTNKAGAKYGTGYCDSQCPRDLKFINGIANVEGWTPSSNDPNSGVGGHGTCCAEMDIWEANSISEALTPHPCDTPGQTMCEGNACGGTYSNDRYAGTCDPDGCDFNPYRQGVTNFYGPGMTVDTKSPFTVVTQFLTDDGTSTGTLSEIKRFYVQNGKVIGQPQSTVAGVSGNSITDSFCKAQKAAFGDTDDFTKHGALAGMGAAFEEGMVLVMSLWDDHNSNMLWLDSTYPTTASSTTLGAKRGSCDISSGAPNDVESQNANSYVVFSNIKAGPIGSTFNSGSTGGGNGSGSTTTTKAPTTTTTSKATTTTAASGGNGGGAAHWAQCGGVGYTGPTTCASPYTCTKQNEYYSQCL; this is encoded by the coding sequence ATGAAGGGTTCCATCTCCTACCAGATCTACAAGGGggctctcctcctctcctccctgCTGGCCTCCGTCTCGGCCCAGGGCGCCGGCACTCTGACTGCCGAGTCCCACCCGGCCTTGACCTGGCAGAAGTGCTCTGCCGGTGGCAGCTGCACCCCCGTCAGCGGTAGTGTCGTCATTGACGCCAACTGGCGCTGGGTTCACGACAAGAACGGCAAGAACTGCTACACTGGTAACACCTGGGACGCGACCCTGTGTCCCGATGACAAGACCTGCGCCGCCAACTGTGCCGTCGACGGTGCCAGCTACGCGAGCACCTACGGTGTGACCACCAGTGGCAACTCTCTGCGCATCAACTTTGTCACCCAAGCTTCCCAGAAGAACATCGGTTCTCGTCTCTACCTGCTGGAGAACGACACCACTTACCAGAAGTTCAACCTCCTGAACCAGGAGTTCACCTTTGACGTGGATGTTTCCAACCTGCCTTGCGGTCTCAACGGTGCCCTCTACTTCGTCGACATGGACGCCGATGGTGGTATGGCCAAGTACCCAACCAACAAGGCCGGTGCCAAGTACGGTACTGGATACTGTGACTCTCAGTGCCCCCGTGACCTCAAGTTCATCAACGGTATCGCCAACGTCGAGGGCTGGACTCCCTCCTCCAACGACCCCAACTCGGGTGTCGGTGGCCACGGTACTTGCTGTGCCGAGATGGACATTTGGGAGGCCAACTCCATCTCCGAGGCCCTCACTCCTCACCCTTGCGACACCCCCGGCCAGACCATGTGCGAGGGCAACGCCTGCGGTGGTACCTACAGCAACGACCGTTACGCTGGTACTTGCGATCCTGATGGGTGTGACTTCAACCCGTACCGTCAGGGTGTGACCAACTTCTACGGTCCCGGCATGACCGTGGACACCAAGTCTCCATTCACCGTGGTGACCCAGTTCCTCACCGACGACGGTACCTCCACCGGTACCCTGAGCGAGATCAAGCGCTTCTACGTCCAGAACGGCAAGGTGATCGGCCAGCCCCAGTCCACCGTCGCCGGTGTCAGCGGTAACTCCATCACCGACTCCTTCTGCAAGGCCCAGAAGGCCGCCTTTGGAGATACCGATGACTTCACCAAGCACGGTGCCCTGGCCGGTATGGGTGCCGCCTTTGAGGAGGGCATGGTCCTGGTCATGAGTCTCTGGGATGACCACAACTCCAACATGCTCTGGCTCGACAGCACCTAccccaccaccgccagcTCCACTACCCTCGGTGCCAAGCGCGGCTCTTGCGACATCTCCTCCGGTGCTCCCAACGACGTTGAGTCCCAGAATGCCAACTCCTACGTTGTCTTCTCCAACATCAAGGCTGGTCCCATTGGCTCCACCTTCAACAGCGGCTCCACCGGCGGCGGCAACGGCAGCggctccaccaccaccaccaaggccccaaccaccaccactaccagcaaggccaccaccaccactgcTGCCTCTGGCGGTAACGGCGGCGGTGCTGCTCACTGGGCCCAGTGCGGTGGTGTTGGCTACACCGGTCCCACCACCTGTGCCAGCCCTTACACCTGCACCAAGCAGAACGAGTACTACTCCCAGTGCCTGTAA